The following proteins come from a genomic window of Terribacillus aidingensis:
- the ispF gene encoding 2-C-methyl-D-erythritol 2,4-cyclodiphosphate synthase produces the protein MFRIGQGFDVHAFAENRPCIIGGITIPYELGLLGHSDADVLLHTIADACLGALALGDIGKHFPDTDPAFKDADSEVLLRHVWQLVKEKGYKLGNLDCTVIAQAPKMAPYIDQIRENVAGMLDAEPGQINVKATTTEQLGFTGRKEGIAAQAVVLLQQA, from the coding sequence ATGTTTCGAATTGGACAAGGATTTGATGTACATGCATTTGCAGAGAATAGACCGTGTATCATCGGCGGGATTACAATCCCTTACGAACTTGGATTGCTAGGCCACTCGGATGCGGATGTACTATTACATACGATTGCGGATGCGTGTCTTGGCGCCTTGGCGCTGGGCGACATCGGCAAGCATTTCCCCGATACTGATCCTGCTTTCAAGGATGCGGATTCGGAAGTATTGCTGCGTCATGTATGGCAGCTTGTAAAAGAAAAAGGCTATAAATTAGGGAACTTGGATTGCACAGTTATTGCACAGGCACCTAAAATGGCACCATATATCGATCAGATTCGTGAAAATGTAGCAGGTATGCTCGATGCAGAACCGGGTCAGATCAATGTGAAAGCAACAACGACAGAACAGCTTGGCTTTACTGGCCGTAAAGAAGGAATCGCTGCGCAAGCAGTCGTCCTTTTGCAGCAAGCCTAA
- a CDS encoding PIN/TRAM domain-containing protein: MLKRIVQLFIIVAGGMVGFLYIPRLMDLVNLTNIGWLDSPIVGLIGGAILLFLLLFWVVDYIVGFIHWVEDSLVKTPAADLFFGSIGLIIGLVVAYLITIPIRGIGFVLVSEVLPLFVTIFLGYIGFQVGFKRRDEFLNMMTLAKKDKKKTADEQEAGEENVQAVQPKSKLLDTSVIIDGRIADICETNFLEGTIVIPQFVLNELQHIADSSDALKRNRGRRGLDVLNRIQKEMPSVKVEFYEGDFEDIPEVDSKLVKLAKVIDGIVVTNDFNLNKVCEFQNVPVLNINDLANAVKPVVIPGEELTVQVIKDGKEHNQGVAYLDDGTMIVVEEGKNYIGKTIEVLITSVLQTSAGRMIFAKPKLLEKAL, encoded by the coding sequence ATGTTAAAGCGAATCGTGCAATTATTTATTATCGTTGCAGGCGGTATGGTCGGGTTTCTCTACATTCCCAGATTGATGGATCTAGTTAACCTGACCAACATTGGTTGGCTTGATTCCCCAATCGTCGGATTGATTGGCGGAGCTATTCTATTATTCTTATTACTGTTTTGGGTGGTCGATTATATTGTCGGCTTCATCCATTGGGTGGAGGACTCACTAGTCAAGACACCTGCTGCTGATTTATTCTTTGGCAGCATCGGGCTCATTATCGGATTGGTCGTAGCTTACTTGATTACGATTCCGATCCGAGGTATCGGTTTTGTGCTTGTTTCGGAGGTATTGCCGCTGTTTGTAACAATTTTCCTTGGCTACATCGGATTCCAGGTTGGTTTCAAGCGCCGTGATGAATTCCTAAATATGATGACGTTGGCGAAAAAGGATAAGAAGAAGACAGCAGATGAGCAAGAAGCTGGAGAAGAGAATGTCCAGGCTGTTCAGCCTAAATCAAAATTGCTTGATACGAGTGTTATCATCGATGGACGTATCGCAGATATTTGCGAAACGAATTTCTTGGAGGGTACGATTGTCATCCCGCAATTCGTATTGAATGAACTTCAGCATATTGCTGATTCTTCCGATGCGTTGAAGCGGAACCGCGGCCGTCGCGGTCTTGATGTCCTGAATCGCATCCAAAAAGAGATGCCAAGTGTCAAAGTGGAATTCTACGAAGGTGATTTCGAGGATATTCCGGAAGTGGATTCCAAGCTTGTCAAATTGGCAAAGGTAATTGATGGTATAGTCGTTACAAATGATTTCAATTTGAATAAGGTATGTGAGTTCCAAAACGTACCGGTGCTGAATATCAATGACTTGGCGAATGCCGTGAAACCCGTTGTCATACCAGGCGAGGAATTGACTGTCCAGGTGATCAAGGACGGGAAAGAACATAATCAAGGTGTGGCTTACTTGGATGACGGTACGATGATCGTCGTCGAGGAAGGCAAGAATTATATCGGTAAGACAATCGAGGTGCTTATCACGAGTGTATTGCAGACTTCTGCAGGCCGAATGATCTTCGCTAAGCCGAAATTACTTGAAAAAGCATTGTAA
- the ispD gene encoding 2-C-methyl-D-erythritol 4-phosphate cytidylyltransferase: MYYQAIVLAAGQGKRMQAGQNKQFLTIGQKPLIVHTLNVFDQDPWCASITLVVSNSDRELMQQLLSAQKWTTPINLTEGGSERQESVLMGLEALPDKSGIVFIHDGARPFVTIERLHALAEACQEHRGAILAVPVTDTIKLRRGNRLETMDRGLLWAAQTPQAFDYQLIYDAHVTAKVDGVLGTDDASLVERLDQDVFIVEGSYDNMKLTTPEDLYKAEAFLNGK, translated from the coding sequence ATGTATTATCAAGCTATCGTGTTAGCTGCCGGGCAAGGTAAACGAATGCAGGCTGGCCAAAACAAACAATTCCTTACAATTGGGCAAAAGCCGCTCATTGTACATACGCTGAATGTTTTCGATCAGGATCCCTGGTGTGCATCTATTACACTTGTTGTGAGCAATTCAGATCGTGAATTGATGCAGCAGCTATTGTCAGCACAGAAATGGACCACCCCAATAAACCTGACAGAAGGCGGAAGCGAGCGGCAGGAGAGTGTCCTGATGGGTCTGGAAGCATTGCCTGATAAGTCCGGTATCGTTTTTATACACGATGGAGCGCGGCCATTTGTCACAATCGAAAGACTTCATGCCTTGGCTGAGGCTTGTCAGGAGCATCGGGGAGCGATACTTGCGGTGCCTGTCACAGATACAATCAAGCTTCGCCGTGGTAATCGTCTGGAAACGATGGACCGAGGGCTCCTGTGGGCTGCTCAGACACCGCAGGCTTTTGATTACCAGCTTATCTACGATGCCCATGTAACAGCCAAAGTTGACGGGGTGCTGGGAACAGATGATGCCTCATTAGTGGAACGCCTCGATCAGGATGTGTTCATCGTAGAAGGCAGCTATGATAATATGAAGCTCACGACACCAGAGGACTTATACAAAGCGGAAGCATTTTTAAATGGTAAATAA
- the clpC gene encoding ATP-dependent protease ATP-binding subunit ClpC gives MMFGRFTERAQKVLALAQEEAVRLGHNNIGTEHILLGLVSEGEGIAAKALTTLGLETERIQEEVEQLIGRGQKITGTPYYTPRAKKVIELSLDEARKLGHSYVGTEHILLGLIREGEGVAARVLNNLGVSLNKARQQVLQLLGSNESSAGKQRGSQSARANTPTLDSLARDLTAIAKEGNIDPVIGREKEIERVIQVLSRRTKNNPVLIGEPGVGKTAVAEGLAQQIINNEIPEILRDKRVMTLDMGTVVAGTKYRGEFEDRLKKVMEEIRQAGNIILFIDELHTLIGAGGAEGAIDASNILKPSLARGELQCIGATTLDEYRKYIEKDAALERRFQPIQVDEPSVEESVQILTGLRDRYEAHHRVTITDEAIRAAAEFSDRYITDRFLPDKAIDLIDEAASKVRLRSYTAPPNLKELEQKLEEVRKEKDAAVQSQEFEKAASLRDTEQRLRDQLDQTKDQWKEKQGQESSEVTVEDIASVVSIWTGVPVAKLTKDESERLLNMEQTLHGRVIGQEEAVVAISKAIRRARAGLKDPKRPIGSFIFLGPTGVGKTELARALADSMFGDEDAMIRIDMSEYMERHSTARLVGSPPGYVGYEEGGQLTEKVRRKPYSVVLLDEVEKAHPEVFNILLQVLEDGRLTDSKGRLVDFRNTILIMTSNVGASELKRSKSLGFTMDSEDQNFKDMKAKVTEELKKAFRPEFLNRIDETIVFHPLEKKHMKDIVTLMADQLKKRLAQQDIEFTLTDAVIEKIANDGFDAEYGARPLRRAIQKNIEDLLSEELLRENISKGQQVNIDVDKEGKYVVTGK, from the coding sequence ATGATGTTTGGACGCTTTACAGAAAGAGCACAAAAGGTCCTTGCACTTGCACAAGAAGAAGCAGTGCGATTGGGACATAATAATATCGGTACAGAACATATCCTATTGGGTCTTGTGAGCGAAGGAGAAGGCATTGCCGCTAAAGCTCTGACAACACTAGGGTTGGAAACAGAACGCATTCAGGAAGAGGTCGAGCAGCTGATTGGGCGCGGCCAGAAAATCACTGGTACACCTTATTACACACCTCGTGCGAAGAAAGTAATTGAACTTTCCTTGGACGAAGCAAGAAAACTTGGTCATTCCTATGTGGGTACAGAGCATATCCTTCTTGGTTTGATTCGTGAGGGTGAAGGGGTTGCAGCACGTGTGCTGAACAATCTCGGTGTAAGCTTGAATAAAGCTCGTCAGCAAGTGCTGCAGCTTTTAGGAAGCAATGAGTCTTCTGCTGGGAAACAGCGCGGCAGCCAGTCTGCTAGAGCGAATACGCCAACACTGGATAGTTTGGCAAGAGATCTTACGGCTATCGCTAAAGAAGGCAATATCGACCCGGTCATCGGCCGTGAGAAAGAAATCGAGCGTGTCATTCAAGTGCTCAGCCGCCGAACTAAAAACAACCCTGTCTTGATCGGGGAGCCAGGTGTCGGTAAAACGGCAGTAGCTGAAGGACTTGCGCAGCAAATCATCAATAACGAAATACCAGAAATCCTTCGGGATAAGCGCGTCATGACGCTTGATATGGGTACTGTCGTAGCGGGTACGAAATATCGCGGGGAATTCGAGGATCGTTTGAAGAAAGTAATGGAAGAGATTCGCCAAGCAGGCAATATCATCCTCTTCATCGATGAGCTGCATACACTTATCGGTGCAGGTGGAGCAGAAGGAGCGATTGATGCTTCCAATATTCTGAAGCCATCCCTTGCACGTGGTGAATTGCAGTGTATCGGTGCTACCACTTTGGACGAATACCGTAAATACATCGAAAAAGATGCAGCATTGGAGCGTCGTTTCCAGCCAATCCAAGTGGATGAACCATCTGTTGAAGAATCCGTTCAGATCCTTACTGGTCTGCGTGATAGATATGAAGCCCATCACCGTGTAACGATTACAGATGAAGCTATCCGTGCAGCAGCAGAGTTCTCTGATCGCTATATCACAGACCGCTTCCTTCCGGATAAAGCAATCGACTTGATCGACGAAGCTGCTTCCAAAGTGCGCTTGCGCTCTTACACAGCTCCGCCAAACTTGAAAGAGCTTGAGCAAAAGCTTGAGGAAGTACGCAAAGAGAAAGACGCAGCTGTGCAAAGCCAGGAATTCGAAAAAGCGGCTTCCTTGCGCGATACAGAACAGCGATTGCGTGATCAGCTGGATCAGACAAAGGATCAGTGGAAAGAAAAGCAAGGTCAGGAAAGCAGTGAAGTCACTGTAGAAGATATTGCTTCTGTTGTTTCCATCTGGACGGGTGTACCTGTTGCCAAGCTGACGAAGGATGAGTCGGAGCGCTTGCTTAATATGGAGCAGACACTGCATGGACGTGTCATCGGACAAGAGGAAGCTGTTGTGGCTATCTCCAAAGCAATTCGCCGTGCACGGGCTGGCCTTAAAGATCCGAAACGCCCTATTGGTTCATTCATCTTCCTTGGGCCTACTGGTGTAGGTAAAACAGAATTAGCACGAGCATTGGCTGATTCTATGTTTGGTGACGAAGATGCAATGATCCGTATCGACATGTCGGAATACATGGAACGCCATTCCACAGCACGTCTTGTCGGTTCTCCTCCAGGATATGTAGGGTATGAAGAGGGCGGACAGCTTACAGAGAAAGTCCGTCGGAAACCATATTCCGTTGTGTTGCTTGACGAGGTGGAAAAAGCGCACCCAGAAGTATTCAACATCTTGCTTCAAGTATTGGAAGATGGCCGTTTGACGGATTCCAAAGGTCGCTTGGTCGATTTCCGCAACACGATTCTGATCATGACTTCCAATGTTGGTGCCAGTGAGCTGAAACGCAGCAAGTCACTTGGGTTCACAATGGATAGCGAGGATCAGAACTTCAAGGATATGAAAGCGAAAGTAACAGAAGAGCTGAAAAAAGCCTTCCGTCCGGAGTTCTTGAACCGTATTGATGAAACGATCGTATTCCATCCGCTTGAGAAGAAACATATGAAGGATATTGTGACGTTGATGGCAGATCAGCTTAAGAAACGTCTTGCACAGCAGGATATTGAATTCACGCTGACAGATGCTGTTATCGAGAAGATTGCTAATGATGGCTTCGATGCGGAATATGGCGCTCGTCCATTGCGCCGTGCAATTCAGAAGAATATCGAAGATCTATTATCAGAGGAACTCCTGCGCGAGAATATCAGCAAAGGACAACAAGTGAATATTGATGTAGATAAAGAAGGTAAGTATGTCGTTACAGGCAAATAA
- a CDS encoding CtsR family transcriptional regulator, protein MSNISDIIEAYLKQILQSTDTQEVEIKRSEVANRFQCVPSQINYVIKTRFTVEKGYLVESKRGGGGYIRIIRVKHHTEASLIDDVIEMVQPRVSQQTANSIIERLAEEKILTEREAKIMLRATSRETLAFPLPLRDEVRSRILVSMLTAIKY, encoded by the coding sequence GTGAGCAATATATCGGACATCATTGAAGCTTACCTAAAGCAGATACTTCAATCGACGGATACGCAGGAAGTGGAAATAAAGAGAAGTGAAGTAGCTAATCGTTTTCAGTGCGTGCCATCACAAATAAACTATGTAATAAAGACGAGATTCACTGTTGAGAAAGGGTATCTAGTCGAGAGTAAGCGTGGCGGCGGCGGTTATATTCGTATCATTCGGGTAAAGCACCATACAGAAGCAAGTTTGATAGATGATGTAATCGAAATGGTGCAGCCGCGTGTATCACAGCAGACTGCCAATAGTATTATTGAACGGCTTGCTGAGGAGAAGATACTGACTGAAAGGGAAGCGAAGATCATGCTGAGAGCAACCAGCCGGGAAACACTAGCCTTTCCTCTTCCGCTTCGTGATGAAGTCAGGTCCCGTATTTTAGTTTCAATGCTGACTGCTATCAAGTACTAG
- the radA gene encoding DNA repair protein RadA: MAKRKTKYVCQECGYESAKWMGKCPSCNNWNTFTEEVVTPASSGAFRHSNTTTTAARPQSITAIHSEKEPRVTTDLPEFNRVLGGGIVAGSLVLIGGDPGIGKSTLLLQVSAQLAEKELPVLYISGEESARQTKLRADRLGVKADQLYVLSETNLQDITRHIEEVKPAFVVVDSIQTVYREEVTSAPGSVTQVRECTSELMRVAKTNGIPIFLVGHVTKEGAIAGPRMLEHMVDAVLYFEGERHHTFRILRSVKNRFGSTNEMGIFEMKEEGLREVTNPSEIFLEERSQGAAGSTVVASMEGTRPVLVEIQALISPTSFGNPRRMATGTDHNRVPLLMAVLEKRVGLMLQNQDAYVKIAGGMRLDEPAIDLAVAASIASSFKDKPTKPDDVLIGEVGLTGEVRRVSRIEQRVQEAAKLGFKRAIVPKKNLDGWTVPASIKVVGVNSVSEALHIVLGED; encoded by the coding sequence TTGGCGAAAAGAAAGACAAAGTATGTATGTCAGGAATGTGGATATGAATCTGCAAAATGGATGGGCAAATGCCCAAGCTGCAATAACTGGAATACCTTTACGGAAGAAGTTGTTACACCAGCTAGCAGCGGAGCCTTCCGCCATTCAAATACAACAACCACAGCTGCAAGGCCTCAGTCGATTACAGCCATTCACTCCGAAAAGGAACCGAGAGTAACAACAGATCTCCCAGAGTTCAACAGGGTGCTCGGCGGCGGAATCGTAGCAGGATCACTTGTGCTTATCGGGGGAGACCCTGGTATCGGTAAATCTACCTTGCTTTTGCAAGTCAGTGCACAGCTGGCAGAGAAGGAATTACCGGTCCTATATATATCAGGTGAGGAATCTGCCCGTCAGACGAAACTCCGAGCAGATCGTCTCGGTGTAAAGGCAGATCAGCTCTATGTATTATCAGAGACAAATCTGCAGGACATCACACGGCATATTGAAGAAGTGAAGCCGGCGTTTGTTGTAGTCGATTCCATCCAGACCGTGTATCGGGAAGAAGTCACCAGTGCACCGGGAAGTGTTACGCAGGTACGGGAGTGTACAAGTGAGTTAATGCGGGTAGCCAAGACCAATGGCATTCCGATTTTCCTCGTTGGTCACGTAACGAAAGAAGGCGCCATCGCTGGTCCTAGAATGCTTGAACATATGGTGGATGCGGTTCTTTATTTCGAAGGAGAACGTCATCATACATTCCGAATCCTGCGCAGTGTAAAGAACCGGTTTGGAAGTACGAATGAAATGGGTATTTTCGAGATGAAGGAAGAAGGATTAAGGGAAGTGACGAACCCGTCTGAAATCTTCTTAGAGGAAAGATCGCAGGGTGCAGCAGGATCAACAGTTGTTGCATCGATGGAAGGGACACGCCCTGTTCTTGTCGAGATCCAGGCCCTTATCTCCCCGACCAGCTTCGGAAACCCTCGCCGTATGGCTACCGGTACAGATCATAACCGGGTGCCGCTTTTAATGGCGGTTTTGGAAAAACGAGTCGGGCTTATGCTGCAGAATCAGGATGCATACGTGAAGATTGCCGGCGGTATGCGGTTGGATGAACCCGCTATCGATCTTGCGGTAGCTGCGAGCATCGCATCCAGTTTTAAGGACAAGCCGACAAAGCCAGACGACGTCTTAATCGGGGAAGTGGGTCTGACTGGTGAAGTGAGACGTGTATCCCGGATTGAACAGCGTGTCCAAGAAGCGGCCAAGCTTGGCTTCAAGAGGGCTATCGTACCGAAGAAGAATCTGGATGGCTGGACGGTTCCGGCAAGTATTAAAGTAGTCGGAGTGAACTCGGTAAGTGAAGCACTTCATATTGTCTTGGGAGAGGATTAA
- a CDS encoding protein arginine kinase translates to MSLEKFMSDAISPWMKENGPDCDIVMSSRIRLARNFENRTFPLIAKAEDLDDVLNFFQDSYQDTDFNDRGKMQFLRIADLSPIEKKVFVEKHLISPHLAEHAEEAGVLLFESEQVSIMVNEEDHLRIQLYLPGFQLKKALSEAFEVDDWLEQKITYAFDEERGYLTTCPTNVGTGLRASVMMHLPALTMTHQMNRLTPAINQLGLVVRGIYGEGTEAQGNIYQISNQITLGKSEQDIVEDLESVVSQLIEQERQARQTLTEELSIQLEDRIFRSYGTLRYSRIIESKEAATCLSDVRLGIDIGYIQDMPQSILNELMVLIQPGFLQHYAKRSLSGRERDVLRASLIRERMHLENN, encoded by the coding sequence ATGTCACTTGAAAAGTTCATGAGTGATGCTATCAGCCCTTGGATGAAAGAAAATGGACCGGACTGTGATATCGTCATGAGCAGCCGAATCCGGCTGGCCAGAAACTTTGAAAATCGTACCTTTCCACTGATAGCTAAAGCGGAGGATTTGGATGATGTACTGAATTTCTTCCAGGATAGTTATCAAGATACTGATTTTAATGATCGAGGGAAGATGCAATTCTTACGTATAGCTGATTTATCTCCGATTGAGAAGAAGGTATTCGTCGAAAAACACTTGATAAGTCCGCATTTGGCAGAACATGCGGAGGAGGCAGGAGTTTTGCTATTCGAAAGCGAACAAGTCTCTATCATGGTAAATGAAGAAGATCACCTGCGCATCCAGCTGTACCTGCCTGGCTTCCAGCTGAAAAAGGCACTTTCAGAAGCTTTTGAGGTGGACGATTGGCTTGAGCAGAAGATAACTTATGCATTCGATGAGGAAAGAGGGTATCTTACTACTTGCCCGACGAATGTAGGAACTGGACTGCGGGCCTCGGTAATGATGCATCTGCCTGCATTGACCATGACACATCAAATGAATCGGCTGACACCAGCAATCAACCAGCTCGGACTTGTCGTGCGCGGCATCTACGGCGAAGGCACCGAGGCGCAGGGCAATATTTATCAGATCTCCAACCAAATCACTTTAGGGAAATCAGAACAGGATATTGTAGAGGATCTGGAGAGTGTAGTGAGCCAGTTGATCGAGCAGGAGAGGCAGGCTCGCCAGACTTTGACAGAGGAGCTGAGCATCCAGCTGGAGGATCGGATCTTCCGGTCTTACGGAACATTGCGGTACAGCCGTATTATTGAATCAAAGGAAGCAGCAACCTGTTTATCGGATGTTAGATTAGGCATTGATATTGGGTATATACAAGATATGCCTCAATCCATACTTAATGAATTAATGGTATTGATACAGCCAGGCTTCCTGCAGCATTACGCAAAAAGGAGCTTATCTGGCAGAGAACGAGATGTATTACGTGCTTCCCTTATCAGAGAGCGGATGCATTTAGAAAATAACTGA
- the gltX gene encoding glutamate--tRNA ligase, with the protein MSKPVRVRYAPSPTGHLHIGNARTALFNYLYARHHDGKFIVRTEDTDQKRNVEGGEESQFSYLKWLGIKWDEGADIGGEYGPYRQLERLDIYKKYVDELLDRGLAYKCYVTEEELEKEREEQKANGQVPKYSGVHRDLTPEQQEKFEAEGRQPSIRFRVPENKTYKFNDIVRDEISFESSDFGDWVIVKKNGIPTYNFAVAIDDHLMEISHILRGEEHISNTPKQLMIYEAFGWEAPEFGHMTLILNENRKKLSKRDEHILQFIEQYKNLGYLPEAMFNFISLLGWSPVGEEEIFSKDEIIKIFDPNRLSTSAAIFDPQKLKWMNNQYIKSEDAGRIEKLTLPHLIQAGKLPENMEDSRRDWAAELIALYKDQLNYGAEIVELTELFFQEEITYDEEAMAVLQDEQVPEVLKAFSEQLSALEAFEPDTIKGAIKSTQKQTGQKGKKLFMPIRVATTGATHGPELPNSIHLLGETVVQNRLRAAFEQLTK; encoded by the coding sequence ATGTCAAAACCTGTACGTGTGCGCTATGCGCCGAGTCCGACTGGACATTTGCATATTGGAAACGCACGAACTGCACTATTCAACTACTTATATGCCCGTCACCATGACGGCAAATTCATCGTCCGCACAGAGGATACGGATCAGAAGCGGAATGTAGAGGGCGGCGAGGAAAGCCAGTTCAGCTATTTGAAATGGCTTGGTATCAAGTGGGACGAAGGCGCCGATATCGGGGGCGAATACGGACCATACCGTCAATTGGAGCGTCTGGATATCTACAAGAAATATGTAGATGAATTGCTGGATCGCGGTCTTGCTTACAAATGCTACGTGACAGAAGAAGAGTTGGAAAAAGAGCGTGAAGAACAAAAAGCGAATGGACAAGTTCCTAAGTATTCTGGTGTGCACCGTGATCTGACACCGGAACAGCAAGAGAAGTTCGAAGCGGAAGGCAGACAGCCTAGTATCCGTTTCCGAGTTCCGGAAAATAAAACATATAAATTCAACGATATTGTTCGTGATGAAATCAGTTTCGAGTCCAGTGACTTCGGCGACTGGGTTATCGTGAAAAAGAACGGTATCCCAACATATAACTTTGCTGTGGCAATCGATGACCATTTGATGGAGATCTCTCATATCCTTCGCGGAGAAGAGCATATCTCCAATACACCGAAGCAGCTTATGATTTACGAAGCATTCGGTTGGGAAGCACCGGAATTCGGACATATGACGTTGATTCTTAATGAAAACCGCAAGAAGCTGTCCAAACGCGATGAGCATATCCTGCAGTTCATCGAGCAATATAAGAACTTGGGTTATCTGCCTGAAGCGATGTTCAACTTCATCAGTTTGCTTGGCTGGTCACCAGTCGGAGAAGAAGAGATCTTCTCCAAAGATGAAATCATCAAGATTTTCGATCCGAATCGTCTATCCACTTCTGCTGCAATCTTTGATCCGCAGAAGCTGAAATGGATGAACAACCAATATATCAAGTCGGAAGATGCGGGGCGTATCGAGAAGTTGACATTGCCTCATTTGATCCAGGCTGGAAAACTTCCTGAAAACATGGAAGATTCCCGTCGTGACTGGGCAGCAGAGCTTATCGCTCTCTACAAAGACCAGTTGAACTATGGTGCGGAGATTGTCGAGTTGACGGAGTTATTCTTCCAGGAAGAAATCACTTATGATGAAGAAGCAATGGCAGTACTTCAGGATGAGCAAGTACCGGAAGTATTAAAGGCATTCTCCGAACAGCTTTCAGCATTGGAAGCATTCGAACCGGATACAATCAAAGGTGCAATCAAATCGACACAAAAACAGACTGGTCAAAAAGGCAAGAAGCTCTTCATGCCGATCCGTGTTGCTACAACAGGCGCAACACACGGTCCGGAGCTGCCAAACTCCATCCATTTGCTTGGCGAGACGGTTGTCCAAAACCGTCTTCGTGCAGCATTCGAACAGCTGACAAAGTAA
- the cysE gene encoding serine O-acetyltransferase, translating to MYRGAFFRETVEAERKGKMGFFKMLKEDVMVVFDQDPAARSYLEVILTYSGLHAIWAHRIAHQFYKHKFYFLARVVSQVSRFFTGIEIHPGATIGRRFFIDHGMGVVIGETCEIGDNVTIFQGVTLGGTGKEKGKRHPTVKDNALIATGAKVLGSITIGANSKIGAGSVVLHDVPDCSTVVGIPGRVVIKDGERIRRDLDHQDLPDPVAEKLRKMDQEIKELQRELAAAKGEKQHVGKNL from the coding sequence TTGTACAGGGGCGCTTTTTTTCGTGAAACGGTAGAAGCGGAAAGGAAGGGAAAAATGGGATTTTTCAAGATGCTGAAAGAGGATGTTATGGTAGTCTTCGACCAGGATCCAGCTGCTCGTTCTTATCTGGAAGTTATCCTAACGTATTCCGGCTTGCATGCCATTTGGGCACATCGAATTGCACACCAATTCTACAAGCATAAATTCTATTTCCTTGCCCGTGTTGTTTCACAAGTGAGCCGTTTCTTCACCGGCATTGAAATACATCCCGGAGCCACGATAGGCAGACGATTTTTCATCGATCATGGCATGGGTGTCGTCATAGGTGAAACATGCGAAATCGGAGATAATGTAACGATCTTCCAAGGCGTGACTCTAGGAGGTACGGGGAAAGAAAAAGGCAAACGACATCCGACCGTCAAAGACAATGCGCTTATCGCGACAGGAGCTAAAGTGTTAGGTTCTATTACGATTGGTGCCAACTCGAAGATAGGTGCGGGTTCCGTTGTACTGCATGATGTTCCGGATTGCTCGACAGTAGTCGGCATCCCTGGACGTGTCGTCATCAAAGATGGTGAGCGTATCAGAAGAGATCTGGATCATCAGGATTTGCCAGACCCAGTTGCGGAGAAGCTAAGGAAAATGGATCAGGAAATTAAAGAACTACAGCGGGAATTAGCCGCAGCAAAAGGAGAGAAGCAGCATGTCGGTAAAAATTTATAA
- a CDS encoding UvrB/UvrC motif-containing protein, which yields MECQECHIRPATLHLTNVVNGQKTEMHVCEQCAKENGYVSYGQEGYSLHNLLSGLFHMNPSTVQGHKHFSQVPSALACPKCGLTYNEFTRLGKFGCASCYETFEDNLNPIFRRVHSGNTKHEGKIPKRMGSGIEKKRKIAAYRESMLQYIQEEEFEKAAELRDKIRSLEQQTDEQEEGES from the coding sequence ATGGAATGTCAAGAATGTCATATAAGACCAGCAACCTTGCATTTAACAAATGTCGTCAACGGACAGAAGACAGAAATGCATGTTTGCGAGCAATGTGCAAAAGAGAATGGATATGTCTCCTACGGCCAAGAAGGGTATTCCCTGCATAACTTATTATCTGGTCTATTCCATATGAACCCATCGACTGTTCAAGGACATAAACACTTCTCACAAGTTCCATCAGCGCTTGCTTGCCCCAAGTGCGGACTGACATATAATGAGTTCACCAGATTGGGGAAATTCGGCTGTGCTTCCTGCTATGAAACTTTTGAAGACAATCTGAATCCTATCTTCCGCCGTGTACACAGTGGTAATACAAAACACGAAGGGAAGATACCGAAGCGGATGGGAAGCGGTATAGAGAAAAAACGGAAGATCGCAGCATACCGGGAATCCATGCTGCAATACATCCAGGAGGAAGAATTTGAGAAAGCAGCAGAGCTCCGCGATAAAATACGCTCGCTGGAGCAGCAGACAGATGAACAGGAAGAGGGTGAAAGCTAA